One stretch of Zingiber officinale cultivar Zhangliang chromosome 6B, Zo_v1.1, whole genome shotgun sequence DNA includes these proteins:
- the LOC121989924 gene encoding uncharacterized protein LOC121989924 — translation MDNNIEGSSNLSSSSSDDDNYAESFSARQQLIAQVISTNNQIVLNYLNEGSNKSRHRGSIHGHKMINCNREAADRNLFNDYFTENALYNDAMFRRRFRMGRNLFMRICDAVTNHDNYFIQRRDGLGRLGLPSLQKITAAFRILAYGVPADATDEYIKIGESTAIESVKRFCRAIVEVFGEQYLRSPNAHDVVRLLHIGELRGFPAACITILAHYVIQGKEYNMSYYLADGIYPKWSTLVQTIHAPQGRKNKLFAMKQEACRKDVERAFGVLQSRFAIVAGPSRFWQKNILHDILTSCIIMNNMIIEDERDLNAPIVEHFEVSTPDVELAVDDVTRFEEFLARYRHIKDKEAQIALRNAFIEHLWEQYSNYES, via the exons ATGGATAACAATATTGAAGGTTCATCAAATTTATCATCTTCAAGCTCTGATGATGATAACTATGCAGAAAGTTTTAGTGCAAGGCAACAACTGATCGCTCAGGTGATTTCTACCAATAATCAAATTGTCTTAAATTATCTCAATGAAGGAAGCAACAAAAGCAGGCATCGAGGCTCAATTCATGGTCATAAGATGATCAATTGTAACCGTGAAGCTGCTGATCGTAATCTATTTAATGATTATTTCACCGAAAATGCATTGTATAATGATGCAATGTTTCGAAGAAGATTCAGAATGGGACGGAATTTATTTATGCGTATCTGTGATGCTGTTACtaatcatgacaactattttataCAAAGAAGAGATGGGCTTGGAAGACTTGGTTTGCCAAGCTTGCAAAAAATAACAGCTGCATTTCGGATATTAGCATACGGTGTACCAGCGGATGCTACTGATGAGTACATTAAAATAGGGGAATCAACTGCTATTGAAAGTGTGAAACGATTTTGTCGTGCTATTGTTGAAGTTTTTGGAGAGCAGTACCTACGATCTCCAAATGCTCACGATGTTGTTAGGCTACTTCATATTGGTGAGCTACGAGGTTTTCC TGCTGCATGTATTACAATTCTTGCTCATTATGTCATTCAAGGAAAAGAGTACAATATGAGTTACTATTTAGCTGATGGTATATATCCAAAATGGTCAACACTTGTTCAAACGATTCATGCTCCACAAGGTCGAAAGAATAAATTATTTGCAATGAAGCAAGAAGCGTGTAGAAAGGATGTTGAGCGAGCATTTGGCGTGCTCCAATCACGCTTTGCAATTGTTGCAGGACCTTCACGTTTTTGgcagaaaaatattttacatgatATACTGACATCATGTATTATTATGAATAATATGATAATTGAAGATGAACGTGATTTAAATGCACCAATCGTGGAACACTTTGAGGTGTCCACTCCAGATGTTGAGCTCGCAGTAGATGATGTTACTCGATTTGAAGAGTTTCTAGCTCGATATAGACACATCAAAGACAAAGAAGCTCAGATTGCCCTTCGAAATGCATTCATTGAGCATTTATGGGAACAATATAGTAATTATGAAAGTTAA
- the LOC121989928 gene encoding uncharacterized protein LOC121989928 — MNTASMKSRQQNANAGSSEQQFFEEAFHTPSSPCVYAFDLNITDSDSGASSNKRPPRVKKPDMKKKNDEQIAKVININAQLVEAMNASTAATTKMTDTMLYKEETKILFKDLNSISNPMMREYIRNEQIRIMQK; from the coding sequence ATGAATACTGCATCCATGAAATCGCGACAACAAAATGCCAATGCTGGTTCATCTGAACAACAATTCTTCGAGGAAGCATTTCATACACCTTCATCTCCTTGTGTGTATGCTTTTGATCTTAATATCACTGATTCAGATAGCGGTGCTAGTTCTAATAAACGACCTCCAAGGGTGAAAAAACCAGACATGAAGAAAAAGAATGATGAACAAATTGCAAAGGTAATTAATATTAATGCTCAACTTGTTGAGGCAATGAATGCAAGTACTGCTGCTACTACAAAAATGACAGATACTATGCTTTACAAGGAAGAAACcaaaattttattcaaagatTTGAACTCAATCTCTAACCCGATGATGCGTGAATATATTCGCAATGAGCAAATTAGAATTATGCAAAAGTGA